Proteins encoded together in one Drosophila albomicans strain 15112-1751.03 chromosome 2R, ASM965048v2, whole genome shotgun sequence window:
- the LOC117573538 gene encoding uncharacterized protein LOC117573538 isoform X2, giving the protein MRIPRRGVQKCILVSCVLLMFFTLYILNVQEQNVDKSLTIAIMERSIRSAMNQGECRQPHLPLDNPDIMKFYKPVNKIKCEAEVDWVMCEKSICFVKPEISAIHSEVVCSYTDILRKSDYKARFGRTVRIKEPYVLQESDFVRVSCRADSGERWHGMAYGIRDTVQRPVMPNLSPNLAALPPEVIAQAQQQLQDLPSIPYYNVLMFGFDSLSRNAFMRKLPRSYNYLTKQLGAVVLKGYNIVGDGTPQALIPLLTGYTELELPETRKRVSGSGYVDAYPMIWKDFARLGYVTSFNEDMPNAGTFTYRMNGFETQPTDHYLRTYYMQASNIMSGSSANCIGSQPDHLIMMDYTKNFMLKYRDTPRFVFSFHGGLSHDSINLVGAADDDVHDWLVSLKEKSLLDDTILIFMADHGNRFADVRATLQGKQEERLPFFSFTFPESFKKRFSQEYKNFVDNAERLSTPFDVHATLMHLIQLTPPSVDELIAENSYDNTLNEPKTEENKAQNIHITELAKTRAISLFEPISSNRSCADAYIEPHWCACLNWLPLQLNDTRLEGVLLKAANSIVDTINAATAERREICAPLQLLRINWALRLQPHKEMLQFKSNSDVDGFLANMNGQTVVRDELYQLQVVTQPGLALYEASVAYNLQHLNTTTKLSDISRVNKYDTQAKCIYERDPELRKFCYCRD; this is encoded by the exons ATGCGAATTCCCCGACGCGGTGTGCAAAAATGTATTCTAGTGAGCTGTGTGCTGTTAATGTTCTTCACATTGTACATCCTAAACGTTCAGGAGCAAAATGTGGATAAGAGTCTCACAAT CGCAATAATGGAGCGCTCGATAAGGTCGGCAATGAATCAGGGCGAATGTCGACAGCCTCACTTGCCTTTGGATAACCCTGATATCATGAAATTCTATAAGCCGGTTAACAAAATCAAGTGCGAAGCCGAAGTTGATTGGGTTATGTGCGAg AAATCCATATGCTTCGTCAAGCCTGAGATAAGCGCAATTCACAGCGAAGTTGTTTGTTCCTATACGGATATTTTACGCAAATCGGATTACAAAGCACGCTTTGGACGCACTGTCCGGATAAAGGAGCCTTATGTGCTGCAGGAGAGTGATTTTGTGCGAGTTTCGTGCCGCGCCGACAGCGGCGAGCGATGGCATGGCATGGCTTATGGAATTCGCGATACAGTTCAGCGTCCCGTGATGCCAAATCTATCTCCCAATTTGGCCGCACTGCCACCCGAAGTTATTGCGCAGgcacagcaacagttgcaggaTCTGCCCTCGATTCCGTACTATAATGTGCTAATGTTTGGGTTTGATTCCTTGAGCCGTAATGCTTTTATGCGTAAGCTGCCGCGCAGCTATAATTATTTGACCAAACAGCTGGGTGCCGTTGTGCTCAAGGGTTACAATATTGTAGGCGATGGTACGCCACAGGCATTGATCCCGTTGCTAACTGGATATACGGAACTTGAGTTGCCGGAGACGAGGAAACGCGTGTCGGGCTCTGGTTACGTTGATGCGTATCCCATGATTTGGAAGGATTTTGCTCGTCTCGGCTATGTTACGTCGTTCAATGAGGACATGCCAAATGCGGGCACATTCACCTATCGAATGAATGGCTTTGAAACGCAGCCCACAGATCATTATTTGCGTACTTATTACATGCAGGCTTCGAACATTATGAGCGGCAGCTCGGCTAATTGCATTGGTAGTCAGCCAGATCACTTGATCATGATGGATTACACAAAGAAT TTCATGTTGAAGTATCGGGATACGCCTCGATTTGTGTTTAGCTTCCATGGCGGACTTTCGCATGATTCCATCAATCTTGTTGGCGCTGCCGATGACGATGTCCACGATTGGCTGGTGTCATTGAAAGAAAAGTCGCTGCTTGACGACACTATACTCATCTTTATGGCTGATCATGGTAATCGCTTTGCCGATGTACGTGCGACTCTGCAAGGCAAACAGGAGGAGCGTTTGCCCTTCTTCAGCTTTACCTTTCCGGAGTCGTTCAAGAAGCGCTTTTCGCAGGAGTACAAAAACTTTGTGGACAACGCGGAACGCCTCAGCACGCCATTTGATGTGCATGCCACACTCATGCATTTAATAC AACTGACACCGCCGAGTGTGGACGAATTAATAGCCGAGAACAGCTACGACAACACCCTAAATGAACCAAAGACGGAAGAaaataaagcacaaaacaTTCACATAACAGAATTGGCGAAAACTCGTGCTATATCGCTTTTTGAACCGATATCAAGCAATCGTTCCTGCGCCGATGCATACATTGAGCCACATTGGTGCGCTTGCCTGAACTGGCTCCCGCTGCAACTGAACGATACACGTCTTGAGGGCGTTTTACTCAAAGCCGCCAACAGCATAGTGGATACCATAAATGCGGCAACTGCTGAGCGCCGTGAGATTTGTGCTCCGCTGCAATTGTTGCGCATCAATTGGGCATTGCGTTTGCAGCCACACAAGGAAATGCTGCAATTCAAATCGAATAGTGATGTCGATGGCTTTTTGGCCAACATGAATGGTCAGACTGTCGTACGCGATGAGTTGTATCAACTCCAGGTGGTCACTCAGCCGGGCCTGGCGCTATATGAGGCGAGTGTCGCCTACAACTTGCAACACTTGAATACCACCACAAAACTTTCAGATATCTCGCGTGTCAATAAGTACGACACACAAGCCAAATGTATTTACGAACGCGATCCGGAATTGCGCAAATTTTGTTACTGCCGTGATTAG
- the LOC117573538 gene encoding uncharacterized protein LOC117573538 isoform X1 — MFRFKMRIPRRGVQKCILVSCVLLMFFTLYILNVQEQNVDKSLTIAIMERSIRSAMNQGECRQPHLPLDNPDIMKFYKPVNKIKCEAEVDWVMCEKSICFVKPEISAIHSEVVCSYTDILRKSDYKARFGRTVRIKEPYVLQESDFVRVSCRADSGERWHGMAYGIRDTVQRPVMPNLSPNLAALPPEVIAQAQQQLQDLPSIPYYNVLMFGFDSLSRNAFMRKLPRSYNYLTKQLGAVVLKGYNIVGDGTPQALIPLLTGYTELELPETRKRVSGSGYVDAYPMIWKDFARLGYVTSFNEDMPNAGTFTYRMNGFETQPTDHYLRTYYMQASNIMSGSSANCIGSQPDHLIMMDYTKNFMLKYRDTPRFVFSFHGGLSHDSINLVGAADDDVHDWLVSLKEKSLLDDTILIFMADHGNRFADVRATLQGKQEERLPFFSFTFPESFKKRFSQEYKNFVDNAERLSTPFDVHATLMHLIQLTPPSVDELIAENSYDNTLNEPKTEENKAQNIHITELAKTRAISLFEPISSNRSCADAYIEPHWCACLNWLPLQLNDTRLEGVLLKAANSIVDTINAATAERREICAPLQLLRINWALRLQPHKEMLQFKSNSDVDGFLANMNGQTVVRDELYQLQVVTQPGLALYEASVAYNLQHLNTTTKLSDISRVNKYDTQAKCIYERDPELRKFCYCRD, encoded by the exons ATGTTTAGATTCAAAATGCGAATTCCCCGACGCGGTGTGCAAAAATGTATTCTAGTGAGCTGTGTGCTGTTAATGTTCTTCACATTGTACATCCTAAACGTTCAGGAGCAAAATGTGGATAAGAGTCTCACAAT CGCAATAATGGAGCGCTCGATAAGGTCGGCAATGAATCAGGGCGAATGTCGACAGCCTCACTTGCCTTTGGATAACCCTGATATCATGAAATTCTATAAGCCGGTTAACAAAATCAAGTGCGAAGCCGAAGTTGATTGGGTTATGTGCGAg AAATCCATATGCTTCGTCAAGCCTGAGATAAGCGCAATTCACAGCGAAGTTGTTTGTTCCTATACGGATATTTTACGCAAATCGGATTACAAAGCACGCTTTGGACGCACTGTCCGGATAAAGGAGCCTTATGTGCTGCAGGAGAGTGATTTTGTGCGAGTTTCGTGCCGCGCCGACAGCGGCGAGCGATGGCATGGCATGGCTTATGGAATTCGCGATACAGTTCAGCGTCCCGTGATGCCAAATCTATCTCCCAATTTGGCCGCACTGCCACCCGAAGTTATTGCGCAGgcacagcaacagttgcaggaTCTGCCCTCGATTCCGTACTATAATGTGCTAATGTTTGGGTTTGATTCCTTGAGCCGTAATGCTTTTATGCGTAAGCTGCCGCGCAGCTATAATTATTTGACCAAACAGCTGGGTGCCGTTGTGCTCAAGGGTTACAATATTGTAGGCGATGGTACGCCACAGGCATTGATCCCGTTGCTAACTGGATATACGGAACTTGAGTTGCCGGAGACGAGGAAACGCGTGTCGGGCTCTGGTTACGTTGATGCGTATCCCATGATTTGGAAGGATTTTGCTCGTCTCGGCTATGTTACGTCGTTCAATGAGGACATGCCAAATGCGGGCACATTCACCTATCGAATGAATGGCTTTGAAACGCAGCCCACAGATCATTATTTGCGTACTTATTACATGCAGGCTTCGAACATTATGAGCGGCAGCTCGGCTAATTGCATTGGTAGTCAGCCAGATCACTTGATCATGATGGATTACACAAAGAAT TTCATGTTGAAGTATCGGGATACGCCTCGATTTGTGTTTAGCTTCCATGGCGGACTTTCGCATGATTCCATCAATCTTGTTGGCGCTGCCGATGACGATGTCCACGATTGGCTGGTGTCATTGAAAGAAAAGTCGCTGCTTGACGACACTATACTCATCTTTATGGCTGATCATGGTAATCGCTTTGCCGATGTACGTGCGACTCTGCAAGGCAAACAGGAGGAGCGTTTGCCCTTCTTCAGCTTTACCTTTCCGGAGTCGTTCAAGAAGCGCTTTTCGCAGGAGTACAAAAACTTTGTGGACAACGCGGAACGCCTCAGCACGCCATTTGATGTGCATGCCACACTCATGCATTTAATAC AACTGACACCGCCGAGTGTGGACGAATTAATAGCCGAGAACAGCTACGACAACACCCTAAATGAACCAAAGACGGAAGAaaataaagcacaaaacaTTCACATAACAGAATTGGCGAAAACTCGTGCTATATCGCTTTTTGAACCGATATCAAGCAATCGTTCCTGCGCCGATGCATACATTGAGCCACATTGGTGCGCTTGCCTGAACTGGCTCCCGCTGCAACTGAACGATACACGTCTTGAGGGCGTTTTACTCAAAGCCGCCAACAGCATAGTGGATACCATAAATGCGGCAACTGCTGAGCGCCGTGAGATTTGTGCTCCGCTGCAATTGTTGCGCATCAATTGGGCATTGCGTTTGCAGCCACACAAGGAAATGCTGCAATTCAAATCGAATAGTGATGTCGATGGCTTTTTGGCCAACATGAATGGTCAGACTGTCGTACGCGATGAGTTGTATCAACTCCAGGTGGTCACTCAGCCGGGCCTGGCGCTATATGAGGCGAGTGTCGCCTACAACTTGCAACACTTGAATACCACCACAAAACTTTCAGATATCTCGCGTGTCAATAAGTACGACACACAAGCCAAATGTATTTACGAACGCGATCCGGAATTGCGCAAATTTTGTTACTGCCGTGATTAG
- the LOC117573543 gene encoding thiamine transporter 1, whose amino-acid sequence MKEWLKISCLLCVFGFVREIRPSEPYVTEYLLGPWRNITEDQLTRDVYPVGTYSHLVQLIFVFLITDFLRYKPLIITVGAAGVIIWSMLIWTTSLLSLQILEFFYGTYMAAEVAYYTYIYAKVDKKYYPRVTSHTRAAMFAGKLISGITSQLMINLELMNYKQLNYITLATQILAMLWAFSLPKVDKSLYFHREAYLTEATPTIARPKSGEQQESAVTETETEICQPPKIRGQSSAGALLWQHFHNAYTNPRVVQWSLWYAIGLAGYLQVTYYMQVLWKVIEPEPQIAWNGAVDAVLTALAALCALAAGYLHTGRLRPRASLLVLSVLSALEGGSVLICCWTNNIYWSYAGFVIFGALYGFTITVASAEVARNLQEDSFGLVFGINTLLALVFQSLLTIIVVSETGFALDPVGQYTVYAFYFIAVAIIYFISVTIEHFWRRSKSTEKLADSLE is encoded by the exons ATGAAGGAATGGCTTAAAATCTCATGCCTGCTGTGCGTTTTTGGCTTCGTACGCGAAATTCGACCTTCAGAACCGTATGTTACCGAATACCTTTTGGGACCATGGCGAAATATTACCGAAGATCAG TTGACCCGAGATGTCTATCCAGTGGGTACTTACTCACATCTGgttcaattgatttttgtttttctaatcACTGACTTTCTGcg CTACAAGCCACTCATCATCACTGTGGGCGCCGCTGGTGTTATTATATGGAGCATGCTTATATGGACAACCAGTTTGCTCTCACTGCAAATTTTAGAATTCTTCTATGGCACCTATATGGCCGCTGAGGTGGCCTACTACACTTACATATATGCCAAGGTCGATAAGAAGTATTATCCTCGTGTCACATCGCACACGCGAGCCGCAATGTTTGCCGGCAAACTAATCTCTGGTATTACATCACAGCTGATGATCAATCTAGAGCTAATGAACTACAAGCAGCTCAACTACATTACGTTGGCTA CTCAAATACTGGCGATGCTGTGGGCTTTTAGTCTACCCAAGGTTGACAAGAGTTTGTACTTTCATCGAGAGGCCTATTTAACTGAGGCCACACCCACAATCGCCAGGCCCAAATCAGGCGAACAACAGGAATCGGCTGtcacagagactgagactgagattTGCCAACCGCCTAAAATTCGGGGCCAGAGCAGTGCGGGCGCGCTGTTGTGGCAACACTTTCACAATGCCTACACCAATCCTCGAGTGGTGCAGTGGAGCTTGTGGTATGCCATAGGTCTGGCGGGCTATCTGCAGGTGACCTACTACATGCAGGTGCTGTGGAAAGTGATTGAGCCAGAGCCACAGATTGCGTGGAATGGCGCTGTCGATGCTGTCCTCACCGCACTGGCGGCATTGTGTGCTCTTGCTGCAGGATATCTGCACACTGGTCGTCTTAGACCACGCGCCAGTTTGCTGGTGCTTTCCGTGCTGTCAGCACTGGAGGGCGGCAGTGTTTTAATCTGCTGTTGGACCAATAACATCTACTGGTCATATGCGGGCTTTGTAATCTTTGGCGCACTCTATGGCTTTACTATTACAGTTGCCAG CGCAGAGGTAGCACGAAACTTGCAGGAGGACAGCTTTGGACTGGTCTTTGGCATCAATACTCTGCTGGCTTTGGTCTTTCAATCGCTGCTTACTATAATTGTTGTTTCGGAAACGGGCTTTGCCCTTGATCCAGTTGGACAATACACAGTATACGCTTTCTATTTTATTGCTGTGGCCATCATCTACTTCATATCCGTCACGATTGAGCACTTTTGGCGACGCAGCAAATCTACAGAAAAGTTGGCCGACAGCTTAGAATAG
- the LOC117573545 gene encoding thiamine transporter 1 isoform X2, with protein MWAFGLPKVKKSVYFHHKPDTVAIQHGTSSNVERLGPVALLWSHFRSAYSNPMVLQWSLWYAIALAGYLQVTTYMQVVWKSFDDEPTIVWNGGVDAALTALAALSTLLAGYLHAGRLKSRASLLTLSVLSVLEGGCVLLAAWPKNIYISYLGYVLFGAIYGFTITVASAELASSLLEDSFALIFGINTLVALVLQSLLTLVFVSESTGLNLNTFEQFTVYAFYFIIFGIVYFIAVIVEFLLRLAKVSKTQVMEIE; from the exons ATGTGGGCTTTTGGACTTCCAAAGGTTAAGAAGAGCGTGTATTTTCACCATAAGCCCGACACAGTAGCAATTCAACATGGTACATCTTCAAATGTTGAACGCCTTGGGCCAGTGGCACTTTTGTGGTCCCACTTTCGCAGCGCCTACTCCAATCCCATGGTATTGCAATGGAGTCTTTGGTATGCCATCGCCTTGGCGGGTTATCTGCAAGTCACGACATATATGCAGGTGGTTTGGAAATCCTTTGATGACGAGCCAACG ATCGTATGGAATGGGGGCGTGGATGCCGCCCTAACTGCCTTAGCTGCTCTATCCACCTTATTAGCAGGCTATCTGCATGCTGGTCGTTTAAAGTCCCGTGCCAGTTTGTTAACCTTGTCCGTCCTGTCGGTCCTCGAAGGTGGATGCGTCTTATTAGCTGCCTGGccaaaaaacatatatatatcatatttggGATATGTGCTTTTTGGAGCAATCTATGGCTTTACCATTACAGTGGCGAG TGCTGAATTAGCGAGCAGTCTACTTGAGGATAGTTTTGCCTTGATCTTTGGCATTAATACACTCGTAGCTTTAGTACTCCAATCGTTGCTCACTCTTGTATTCGTGTCGGAGAGCACTGGCCTCAACCTCAACACATTTGAGCAGTTCACTGTTtacgcattttattttattatattcggcattgtgtattttattgcaGTTATTGTGGAATTTCTATTGCGTCTAGCAAAGGTGTCAAAAACTCAAGTAAtggaaattgaataa
- the LOC117573545 gene encoding thiamine transporter 1 isoform X1, with amino-acid sequence MKVLGVTLVMESSWLKVSCLLCVFGFLRELRPSEPYHAEILLGEWYNVTQDQVNRSVYPVGTYSYLALLIVVFLVTDFLRYKPLIIANALTGIVIWSVLIWTTTLLGLQIVEVFYGFYQATEVAYYSYIYAKVDKQYYPRVTSHTRAAMFVGKLVAGLSAQLLISLDWMNYKQLLYISAGSQVFALMWAFGLPKVKKSVYFHHKPDTVAIQHGTSSNVERLGPVALLWSHFRSAYSNPMVLQWSLWYAIALAGYLQVTTYMQVVWKSFDDEPTIVWNGGVDAALTALAALSTLLAGYLHAGRLKSRASLLTLSVLSVLEGGCVLLAAWPKNIYISYLGYVLFGAIYGFTITVASAELASSLLEDSFALIFGINTLVALVLQSLLTLVFVSESTGLNLNTFEQFTVYAFYFIIFGIVYFIAVIVEFLLRLAKVSKTQVMEIE; translated from the exons ATGAAAGTGCTCGGAGTCACATTGGTGATGGAATCGTCTTGGCTAAAAGTTTCATGTTTGCTGTGCGTCTTTGGATTTCTCCGGGAGCTACGGCCATCGGAACCGTATCATGCCGAGATCCTGCTGGGCGAGTGGTATAATGTGACACAGGATCAAGTGAATCGTTCGGTTTATCCCGTTGGCACTTACTCATACCTCGCGCTGTTGATTGTTGTATTTCTGGTCACGGACTTTCTCAG ATATAAACCGCTGATTATTGCCAACGCATTAACAGGCATTGTTATCTGGAGTGTACTTATATGGACAACAACGTTATTGGGATTGCAAATCGTTGAGGTGTTTTATGGTTTTTATCAAGCCACCGAAGTGGCATATTACTCCTATATATATGCCAAGGTCGACAAGCAGTATTATCCCCGTGTTACCTCACACACCAGGGCGGCGATGTTCGTGGGCAAATTGGTGGCTGGTTTATCAGCACAGCTGCTTATAAGTCTGGATTGGATGAATTACAAGCAGCTGCTCTATATATCTGCTGGCT CCCAAGTATTCGCTCTCATGTGGGCTTTTGGACTTCCAAAGGTTAAGAAGAGCGTGTATTTTCACCATAAGCCCGACACAGTAGCAATTCAACATGGTACATCTTCAAATGTTGAACGCCTTGGGCCAGTGGCACTTTTGTGGTCCCACTTTCGCAGCGCCTACTCCAATCCCATGGTATTGCAATGGAGTCTTTGGTATGCCATCGCCTTGGCGGGTTATCTGCAAGTCACGACATATATGCAGGTGGTTTGGAAATCCTTTGATGACGAGCCAACG ATCGTATGGAATGGGGGCGTGGATGCCGCCCTAACTGCCTTAGCTGCTCTATCCACCTTATTAGCAGGCTATCTGCATGCTGGTCGTTTAAAGTCCCGTGCCAGTTTGTTAACCTTGTCCGTCCTGTCGGTCCTCGAAGGTGGATGCGTCTTATTAGCTGCCTGGccaaaaaacatatatatatcatatttggGATATGTGCTTTTTGGAGCAATCTATGGCTTTACCATTACAGTGGCGAG TGCTGAATTAGCGAGCAGTCTACTTGAGGATAGTTTTGCCTTGATCTTTGGCATTAATACACTCGTAGCTTTAGTACTCCAATCGTTGCTCACTCTTGTATTCGTGTCGGAGAGCACTGGCCTCAACCTCAACACATTTGAGCAGTTCACTGTTtacgcattttattttattatattcggcattgtgtattttattgcaGTTATTGTGGAATTTCTATTGCGTCTAGCAAAGGTGTCAAAAACTCAAGTAAtggaaattgaataa